Below is a window of Neodiprion virginianus isolate iyNeoVirg1 chromosome 4, iyNeoVirg1.1, whole genome shotgun sequence DNA.
CGGTGAACGAAGtaatggaatagaaaaatacggtgaataaataaatatacggAATGAATTAAGTGCATATTGCCATTATGATGACAATTATCTAATGTATAAGTTACAGGTTATACGTACTTCGATAGATATAAAATATGGTATTTTTTGATCAGCGTCGTGTACCATTTATCATACCCAAATACCGTCTGAAAAAGTGTCGACACATGGAGGAAGtcgaatttttccaattacaACGAAAGATATCAATTAAAAGATGAAATGTAATTGTTTCACAATAATCATAGAATTGTATTCAGCCATTAACATTTTTGCACCTGGATTTCTGCAATTAACACCAGTATTCCCATGGTTTGGAAGTGAAGTAAATGTGCATTGAAATTACACCGTATTCGGCAGCCCATTCTACGACACAATCTGAGGTCGTCGGGATTGTGGGCCTGATAGCGGCGGCTGGAACCTCCTCATACCAGTTTCGGCTTTTGTAAGTCGTTGATCCGAATCCCTGTAGTCCGACACCGCTCAGCTCGCCATCTTGTTCCAACAAGAACCAAGGCTGGAAGGCTGTACACTCGGTCGATGTATTCATCGCGTAGTAATAGTGAGTGCCtgaaatacgtataaaataactTATCAATTGATGTTTATAGTCGCGAATTCTCGTGTCAGATTGGAACAATATCCGTCCATGTCGCACAGATTCATTGGTGCCTTTGAATTCCATTTGAGTATGATTAATATAACCTGGTACTTGTTGGATCATTTATCATAAGGTACCAATAGTTATACATAAATTGTTATCGGTATTTGACacttattaatatttaaaaatattcgtggACCAATTATGCATTACCCATTTCAGGAATGCAGTTTTCTTTCGTCCATGCAGAATCCCAATCTGATACATTCCTGGGAATTGTTATATATCCGTCCGTGGTTACGAACCATATTCCTTCAGTGCCGGTGAGATCATTCGTTTCGTCGCGACCACCAGCTGCAATATCGTCTGAAAAGATAATGACAATTAGATACGAATGGGCTTTATTGAATGCATCGAAAATGACAAATCAAAGAAACTATTTGCCGCATTGATCATCCAGTCTCGGTAGATTTTTCGCATCGAATTTCACTGCTGcgacaaatttttacgaatgAAACGATAACTatgaaatattgcaaataatCAAACCGTcaattgataaaaagaaagttGATTGATTTCATCAAGGTATTTCGTCCCCATTTTATAAACCAACATTCTCTTACAAAAAGTAGAATCGGACTGGTACGATAAATTCgtaacggaaaaaaatttataattccattgtatgtatatatttatacttgcactaaatgaaaatataaccACTAACCAGGGGATATGAATAAAAGAGTACTAGTCCAGTACTCTTCTTCGAATATCGTTTTTATCTCATATTGGTTGAACACCGACATGTTGTATATACTTTGCATATCTGCAACATCGCTCACGAGCATACCGgcctaaaaaaataaacagtaCACATCTACATTTCTCCGATTTCATCAACCGTATGGTCCTACGCAATTTCTGTACAGCATTCAGCCATTCGGCTAATTTTAAGTATGACAACACGCAATTAATGATTACATGAATAGCGGCAATGTTCCCGTAGGAATCATAATAAAGACAAACGCGACCGTCACCATCCAGGCAATACCCAGTTACATCCAAGGAACTGAGACCAGACACTTCAACCCAGTCATTGGAAATGGCATCAGCTTTTGTGCGTGGCATCTGATAATAACTCGACGAGTGGAATGGGTCGAGCAACCAAAGTTTCCATTTCactgaaattttgtaataacGAAGAGTTGGTTAAATCTTAAGAAGAAATAggcagaaaaaacaaaaactatgTCATTCGCATCCTGATTGTAGATGATTAATTACCACGAAGATCGGTCCACTCGATAGCTGATGCCGTGGCTGAAACAATTAATGATGAGGAACAAATTACTTTCTTCAACGATAAATACGTTGTCTACCCACATGCGTAGAGATATATTAGagtaattgtaatttgaaattctctTATGAAATATCATAAATTGCGATGAAAAAGGCTTGCTCACCTATCCGTGTTTCATATTCGATAATGTGCTGTTAATAATAAGCTTTAAGGCTGAGAGCTTACCGGCAATAAGTAGCAGTACCGCAACAACCTTCATGCTGACAAACGGAAAATTAATGCAACTCTGAAAAAGAATTAGCTTTATCGTCGCGATAAGAAAATTGGATTTGAATAACAATACTGCCAGAAAGTATtcgataaattgtttaaaccaAACGTTGCTTAAGAAAtttgtgaaatgaaatgaattcgttgaattttttgaacacacataaattttattagaatTCTCTcattatttcgaaatttacGTCTTCGAAAATTTGTGCAGGCTGTATTTAAGAAACTATTCGTTCTGTCGCCTAAAAAAGAATGCcctaaaaatttgttcaacaaTGTTTTGTTAAAACAATTCATTGATAACCTTTGAGTATTGGTATTATTTAGATTCAATTATCTTATCGTCTTTACTGTAGTTAATTTCTGccgatttttatcttatcatAAAGTATTCAATGTTGTTgacgagactcacttttggttgAGAATACATAGCTTGAACGAAAACAGCAATAAATGTATCATTCGTATTGTATTTGAATGAGACGATTCGTTAGCACGAAAATCGGTCCACTCGATAACAGATGCAGTGGCCGCTGAAACAAACGATTCTTTGATTGAAAGTGATATCGTCCTCAACTCTCGTGTGCAGAGATGTATTTCAGTAATCGAAATCATATATTGTCCTATGATTTGatctcaacattttttatttagctTTACGAAAATCATGCCTTGGGCCGCAccaaaaaaagtttattcacTTATGAATACATTCGAGATTAGTTCAAATACAATTGGTACTGCATGGTTCAGGAATGAGAATTATTTACTAGCGACCAGTGGCAGAAAAGAGGAAGTTTTCGTACCGCAGGTGAGCCTcaaatttctgtaaatttgtcatgaccaaaaatttgaaacattcttAATCGAAATGAAAACATTTGAACCTACCTACGGATCtctgatttttgaaaaaaattatatcactGTTTTTATAATCAGGACCAAAGCCAATGTCGAGAAGCGGGTTTTGTTCACACCCGCTACTAAAGCAAAAACATTTATCCTGTCCCTGGAATTTTCCTCTATGTGACGCAAGATTcatgttacaattttttataccctcaaataattgataatagGTAGGTACATTCGGCGGTCGAAAGATGTTGTATACTTACGTAACCAATTGAATTACAGGAAATTCAGCACATGCAAAAATCGACTGTTCAGCCAAAGTTGTTCCGTTTCAGTCTCGCATCGTCATAAGTCTGAGAATTATATATTACGTGCTTCCACCTTTTGCTCGTTATCTTTTCGAGATACTGTTTTCACGCTTCGAAACACATTTACCACCTTCGaagttttattattaattcgtGCATCGCCGCGTCctttattggaaaatatataatttccAGGGTAATATATTTGTCGCCTTTCAAGGTTTATGCGGAATTCGTCGATCATTTCGTCGTTTATGTAAACGCCGTGCGCCGTTGCAAATATTGTCGTCACGCTTCCACGTCGAAACATTCACAATTCCGACTAATAAATAACTACTTTCCAGGTGTTTTCCTCTAAATTTAGAATCAAAATTATGTTCATATGCATTCGTTCGCTATCGGGGAATTCGATAGAATGTCTTATGGATGATCCTTTATTGGAggaaaataatcgttgaaaaactaaaaaccCAAACACTCACAATCGCtgagaatattttcacaaaattcaaaattatcgcGTGGCACGCCGCATACGGCGCGATACACAGCAATAATTTCTGGGGTGAAAGGATCGAATTGGGTTCATTATCGTTTATACACATAAACTGTCTATTCCAATCATTTCACACAGCAATTCAGAAAATTGCCAACGCACCGTCGTTTCGATCACAACAGTCTGATGAACactaaaattcaattattcacgtGTGCTTCGTGGAATGTACAAAAACGCGAAGTATTGTGACGGAATGCCCTTCTTCTGTTACAATAccaataaacaaattaaaataataaataattttgtatatcACATTGACCATATCTCCGTCTCGATGTTTAataaaagaacaagaaaaatgaaaacagaatGTATAACCAGCTGAAATAATCGTTTGAACTATTATTTCCTATCGTGTATATGGTAAAATCGTgattatttgtataaaatgCATATAACATGTGTAAAAGtaaggtatatatatatatatataaatatgtaatgtAAACTTATCGCTAGCGATCCGAGTATGATTTAGCCTCGTACGTGTTTGTTCAGTTTCGTTCGTTAATTTATCCGATTGCCCTTATTGCCTTTTCGtagttttctttattatatgcacgtgtatatatatatattttttttgtgtgtaatTTAGattaataaatcataaaatatataaatatatatattttaaaatgGAGTGAGCTCTTCGAAAAAACTAAGTGCTTGTTGAATATTAAATGAATTATTGTAAATGTAAAGAAACGGTGACTTTGTTTCTAATGAATGTACAATTCAATTGCTGAATAATAATTGCGGACTTCATCGAAACTATTCAATCGGCACAGAATTTTCTATAGTTGTGAGATTTTGACAAAAGTGAATCCTTTGATTATCGAAGAGACGGATA
It encodes the following:
- the LOC124303714 gene encoding uncharacterized protein LOC124303714, whose amino-acid sequence is MKVVAVLLLIAATASAIEWTDLRVKWKLWLLDPFHSSSYYQMPRTKADAISNDWVEVSGLSSLDVTGYCLDGDGRVCLYYDSYGNIAAIHAGMLVSDVADMQSIYNMSVFNQYEIKTIFEEEYWTSTLLFISPDDIAAGGRDETNDLTGTEGIWFVTTDGYITIPRNVSDWDSAWTKENCIPEMGTHYYYAMNTSTECTAFQPWFLLEQDGELSGVGLQGFGSTTYKSRNWYEEVPAAAIRPTIPTTSDCVVEWAAEYGVISMHIYFTSKPWEYWC